A region from the Aphis gossypii isolate Hap1 chromosome 1, ASM2018417v2, whole genome shotgun sequence genome encodes:
- the LOC126551633 gene encoding uncharacterized protein LOC126551633 — protein sequence MIVADDRGLCPNKCGHKYKGNEKWPKYNLKNHLMYLWMQNNGPYFLNSSNSWYNDLQCNNSNKWLNVNTDHSNLKVKSLYELRMKVLNKRLEQLMFNSRYPGK from the exons ATGATTGTTGCTGATGATCGTGGTTTATGTCCGAACAAGTGTGGTCATAAATATAAAGGAAATGAAAAATGGCCTAAATATAATCTGAAGAATCATCTGATGTACCTATGGATGCAAA ATAATGGACCATACTTCTTGAATAGTTCAAATAGTTGGTATAATGATTTACAATgcaataacagtaataaatgGTTAAATGTTAACACTGATCATTCAAATTTGAAGGTGAAATCATTGTATGAACTTCGAatgaaagtattaaataaacggCTTGAACAGCTTATGTTTAATAGCCGGTACCctggaaaataa